The following are encoded in a window of Impatiens glandulifera chromosome 5, dImpGla2.1, whole genome shotgun sequence genomic DNA:
- the LOC124937952 gene encoding ferritin-1, chloroplastic-like translates to MASLTAPSVSLPGVQRSGNGQQPLLNPSMMTSFQQKKRENGFFVSASSNSNMVLSGVVFNPFEEVKKEVLAIPVSPQHSLARQKFVDDCESALNEQINVEYNVSYVYHALYAYFDRDNVALKGLAKFFKEASEEEREHAEKFMEYQNIRGGRVKLHTILTPPSEFDHADKGDALYAMELALSLEKLTNEKLLKLHTIACENNDAQMADFIESGFLGEQVEAIKKISTYVAQLRLVGKGHGVWHFDQMLLNGAN, encoded by the exons ATGGCTTCCTTAACTGCCCCTTCTGTTTCTCTTCCCGGCGTGCAAAGATCCGGTAATGGGCAGCAGCCATTGTTGAATCCATCGATGATGACGAGCTTTCAAcagaagaaaagagaaaatgggTTCTTTGTATCTGCATCTTCCAATAGCAACATGGTTTTGTCTGGAGTTGTTTTCAATCCGTTTGAAGAGGTTAAGAAGGAAGTACTCGCCATTCCTGTCTCTCCCCAACATTCCCTAGCCCGACAGAAATTCGTTGATGATTGCGAATCCGCCCTTAACGAGCAGATCAA TGTTGAATACAACGTATCGTATGTATACCATGCCCTGTATGCTTACTTCGACAGGGATAACGTCGCTCTTAAGGGCCTGGCCAA ATTTTTCAAGGAAGCAAGTGAGGAGGAAAGAGAACATGCTGAGAAGTTTATGGAATACCAG AACATTCGTGGAGGAAGAGTGAAGCTGCATACCATATTGACTCCACCTTCTGAGTTTGATCATGCTGATAAGGGAGATGCTCTGTATG CAATGGAGCTGGCTCTGTCTTTGGAGAAGTTGACGAATGAGAAGCTTCTGAAACTTCATACT ATTGCTTGTGAGAATAACGATGCCCAGATGGCCGATTTCATTGAGAGTGGATTCTTAGGAGAACAGGTTGAAGCCATTAAGAAGATTTCAACTTATGTTGCTCAACTCAGATTGGTTGGCAAAGGACAtg GAGTTTGGCACTTTGATCAGATGCTACTCAATGGAGCCAATTAA
- the LOC124937953 gene encoding kinetochore protein SPC24 homolog — protein sequence MANSSKKIDLEDLISYSNDLIQFLKDKKDSSNLAQQSEQSKSLYSQCDNVFNDVQNLVQGYQNKINECKKKVEVAKLEADSVGDLDSLQNELEDELQIERLLKEELRDIDNDINDLENQRISLEERRQVLKKLEQDEQRTQMKLSMYASVTNIIPNLDDNSKVSGLIVQRDKQVVEKFEFDHLKTTPFDSCNSIWKMIKHLD from the exons ATGGCTAATTCGTCGAAAAAGATAGATCTGGAGGATTTGATCTCTTACAGCAACGATCTTATTCAGTTTCTCAAAGATAAAAAGGACTCCAGTAACTTGGCGCAACAGTCTGAACAATCCAAGTCCCTTTACTCGCAGTGCGACAATGTTTTCAACGATGTTCAAAATCTGGTCCAAG GCTATCAGAATAAGATAAATGAGTGCAAGAAAAAAGTTGAAGTTGCTAAATTGGAAGCAGATTCAGTTGGAGATTTGGATTCACTGCAGAATGAATTGGAGGATGAACTACAAATAGAGAGATTGCTTAAAGAAGAACTTAG AGATATTGATAACGATATCAATGATCTGGAGAATCAAAGAATTTCCCTTGAAGAACGCAGACAAGTTCTGAAGAAGCTTGAGCAAGATGAGCAGAGGACTCA GATGAAACTCTCCATGTATGCTTCAGTCACAAATATAATCCCAAACTTGGATGATAATTCAAAAGTTTCTGGTC TTATCGTACAAAGAGATAAACAGGTAGTGGAGAAGTTTGAGTTCGACCATTTGAAGACAACTCCTTTCGATTCTTGTAATAGCATTTGGAAGATGATAAAACACCTTGATTGA
- the LOC124937954 gene encoding gamma-interferon-responsive lysosomal thiol protein-like: MASHKAAAFAFLLILSITHPSSSSSADSHKVNLSIYYESLCPYCANFISNNLNKIFENGIISIVNLRLIPWGNAYMKDNYTWVCQHGPDECMLNTVEACAINVWPDRGAHYNFRFIKCVEGLHLQNKHNEWKNCFGSEKLDSKPVLDCFNSGHGFQLERGYADETTHLDPPHLFVPWLVVDNLPLKDDYQNFIAYVCRAYRGNAIPKACNSNQPATFVNSFGRRNTKSPSQVSFPIEAATKEYSATP; the protein is encoded by the exons ATGGCTTCTCACAAAGCAGCAGCTTTTGCATTTCTCCTCATTCTTTCAATAActcatccttcttcttcttcttcagctgATTCTCACAAGGTTAATCTTTCAATCTACTATGAATCTCTCTGTCCCTACTGTGCAAACTTCATTTCTAATAACTTAAACAAGATCTTCGAAAATGGGATCATTTCAATCGTCAATCTGAGGCTAATACCATGGGGAAATGCTTATATGAAAGATAACTACACATGGGTTTGTCAG CATGGTCCTGATGAATGTATGCTGAATACTGTTGAAGCATGTGCCATTAATGTCTGGCCTGACCGG GGTGCACATTATAACTTCAGATTCATCAAATGTGTGGAGGGTCTTCATTTGCAGAATAAACATAATGAATGGAAGAACTGTTTTGGATCAGAGAAACTTGATTCTAAACCAGTTCTTGATTGCTTCAATAGTGGCCATGGTTTCCAG CTGGAAAGAGGTTATGCTGATGAAACCACCCATCTTGATCCTCCACATCTTTTTGTACCATGGCTAGTTGTTGATAATCTTCCACTTAAAGAT GATTACCAAAACTTCATAGCCTATGTGTGTAGAGCTTACAGAGGTAATGCAATTCCTAAAGCCTGCAATTCTAATCAACCAGCCACATTTGTTAACTCATTTGGAAGAAGAAATACAAAGTCTCCTTCCCAAGTTTCATTTCCAATCGAAGCTGCAACAAAGGAATATTCAGCAACACCATAG